In the genome of Dromiciops gliroides isolate mDroGli1 chromosome 1, mDroGli1.pri, whole genome shotgun sequence, the window tgacttgcccagggtcatgcagctagtatgtgtcaagggtctgaggctggatttgaactcgggtcctcctgactccagggccggtgctctatccactgcgccatctagctgcccccgtgtgtGTTTTtaatactggatttggattccAAGGCCCTGGATTAATATTGCACCTTTCCCATAGTTGCTGAGTAACTGGTTAAGTTTGTTTCACTGCTCTGGGCTTTAGTTTAAAACCCATCTAAATGGAAGGGGCTGGAGAGTCAGAATAGAGCCTCTGCTGCTTACTTGGTGTGCGCTTGAACAAAATGCTCAGCCGCTCTGTTGACCGCAGgatccccatctgtaaagtgagggggttggattggatCACAGGTCGCTTCTGGCTCTAAGCCTGAGATTCTGTGGTGGGTTaaatgaagggggttggattCGATTTCTAATATCCCAGCAGTAGATCTATGAACCATGGGTTGGTAAGATGACCAGGTGGGACAGTGGGAGCTCAGCCACCTTGGCCCACCTTGCCAGCTGGCTCCCAGTATCCTGTCCAATCCTCTCTCCTGTCCCTCAGGCCTCCTTGGCTCAGCCATCGTCACGATGGGGCCTTTTTTTGCACCGATGTTCCCTGTCACCTTCCTCGGATCCAACCCAGGGCTCCCCACTCCTGCTTCTGCTAAGGGGTGGCTGTCCTGCAGAAGCCTCCGTCtccttccaccccccaccccctgggtCTCTTCCCCAAACCAGACTCAGCTTCCGCCTTCGCCCCATCTTCAACGCCTCTGTGCAGTTCCTACATTGCCAACTGGGACTCTGCCGCCGTCGGGGTGCCCCACGGAGAGGCCCCCGCAGTGCTGACCAGCCCCCACGGGTCTGTGAggtttggagggggggggggcaggacactGGCTCTTGAAGGGAACAAGGGTAGGGGAACTTTTACGTTCTGGCTTGATGGGGATTTCAGCAGGGCATCAGATGTCTGGGTTGGTCTAGAGGAGAGGGGCAAGGATGGAAGGGGAGGTCGGTGAAAGGGGGGTTTCAGTGCCCCTTACTTCCTTTGGGTCTCAGTGTCTCTCCCAGGATGAAGCCTGCACCGGGAGTGGGAGCAGGGAGGAGGTCATCGGAGAAAACCCCCATCTACACACCCTGTCCCAGCCTATCATTGTCACTGTGCCTCAGCCCCTCCACAGACCCCCTCGCATTCCCCCTGGTGAGGCCCTTGAACCCCTTCCTCAGGGCAGTTTAGAGGAAAaagtgggggtgaag includes:
- the TGFBR3L gene encoding LOW QUALITY PROTEIN: transforming growth factor-beta receptor type 3-like protein (The sequence of the model RefSeq protein was modified relative to this genomic sequence to represent the inferred CDS: substituted 1 base at 1 genomic stop codon), with the protein product MATVEDLVWSTFLPGVWGEGLQKQGTASTWWLPHSQHHTGFLCGQFACLLLCPVLDPGAHPSTXLSPPQTHSGASQGHVWDSGSSATLAHLASWLPVSCPILSPVPQASLAQPSSRWGLFLHRCSLSPSSDPTQGSPLLLLLRGGCPAEASVSFHPPPPGSLPQTRLSFRLRPIFNASVQFLHCQLGLCRRRGAPRRGPRSADQPPRCLSQDEACTGSGSREEVIGENPHLHTLSQPIIVTVPQPLHRPPRIPPDQSEAGRGQVLHPDPQATGCGGLDPAPVVAIAVSAFILGAVLTAGLALIYVHTAPPPPRAAPHAFPSPSQPRRPH